One region of Neorhodopirellula lusitana genomic DNA includes:
- the tpx gene encoding thiol peroxidase, producing the protein MSQSGVITFKGNPMTLAGSGLQVGQAAPDFQLHYAHEGLKALTLADLKGKPSIISVVPSLDTPTCAVQTKTFNQKLGEMGDKINAVTVSRDLPFAQARFCGAEDVKMQTASDYQTHEFGEDYGVEIEELKLLSRSVFVLDAEGKVTYKEIVSEVTEEPNYDAALQALTDLA; encoded by the coding sequence ATGAGTCAAAGCGGCGTTATTACTTTCAAAGGCAACCCGATGACCCTCGCCGGCAGTGGACTGCAGGTTGGCCAAGCGGCTCCTGACTTCCAGTTGCATTACGCTCACGAAGGTCTGAAGGCACTGACGTTGGCTGACTTGAAGGGCAAGCCTTCGATCATCAGCGTTGTGCCAAGTTTGGATACGCCAACTTGTGCCGTTCAAACCAAAACGTTCAACCAGAAGTTGGGCGAAATGGGCGACAAAATCAACGCGGTGACGGTCAGTCGTGACCTGCCCTTCGCACAAGCTCGTTTCTGCGGAGCAGAAGACGTGAAGATGCAAACGGCCAGTGACTACCAGACTCACGAATTCGGCGAAGACTACGGCGTTGAAATCGAAGAGCTGAAGTTGCTCAGTCGCAGCGTCTTCGTTCTGGATGCTGAGGGCAAAGTGACGTACAAGGAAATCGTTTCGGAAGTCACTGAAGAGCCAAACTACGACGCCGCTCTTCAAGCGTTGACCGACTTGGCGTAA
- a CDS encoding PhoH family protein: protein MNEATLSTAGPEEVLVLFGPRDQHVRKLRRHFSVDITHRDGRIRVAGEEAGVGSTLRALERLRVIARSKSGLALSDVEKVIAEEAGPVVEGEAPPPKDEAINIQHAGRKIKPRTPGQAKYVDAIRKYDLTFATGPAGCGKTYLAVATAVEAYKAGQVKKIVLVRPAVEAGESLGFLPGDLRAKLNPYLRPLMDALGEMVDFDQARGLMEDDVIEIIPLAYMRGRTLNDAFIILDEAQNTTVAQMKMFLTRMGEHSKMVVSGDATQLDLPRGVRSGLHDALYRLGKIEGIGVIRLSARDIVRHRLVQAIVNAYEASENRDADQSTHSSSNSD from the coding sequence ATGAATGAAGCCACGCTTTCGACAGCGGGCCCCGAGGAAGTTTTGGTCCTGTTTGGTCCCCGTGATCAGCACGTGCGAAAACTGCGACGACACTTCAGTGTCGACATCACTCATCGTGACGGGCGAATCCGCGTTGCCGGTGAAGAAGCGGGTGTCGGTTCAACGCTGCGTGCTCTCGAACGATTGCGTGTGATCGCGCGTTCCAAGAGCGGTCTGGCGTTGTCGGACGTTGAAAAAGTGATCGCCGAAGAGGCCGGACCGGTCGTCGAAGGCGAAGCGCCGCCTCCCAAAGATGAGGCGATCAACATCCAGCATGCTGGCCGCAAGATCAAACCGCGGACTCCTGGTCAGGCTAAGTATGTCGACGCGATTCGGAAGTACGACTTGACGTTTGCAACCGGTCCAGCCGGTTGCGGGAAGACCTACCTTGCCGTCGCGACGGCAGTGGAGGCCTACAAGGCGGGACAAGTCAAGAAAATCGTCCTGGTTCGCCCGGCCGTCGAAGCCGGCGAAAGCCTCGGGTTCCTGCCCGGTGATTTACGCGCGAAGTTAAATCCGTACTTGCGTCCGTTGATGGACGCCTTGGGTGAGATGGTTGACTTCGACCAAGCTCGCGGATTGATGGAAGATGATGTCATCGAGATCATTCCGCTCGCTTACATGCGTGGTCGAACACTGAATGATGCGTTCATCATTTTGGACGAAGCCCAAAACACCACCGTCGCTCAAATGAAGATGTTCCTGACCCGGATGGGCGAACATAGCAAGATGGTCGTCAGCGGTGATGCGACTCAACTGGACTTGCCGCGAGGCGTTCGGAGCGGGTTGCATGACGCGTTGTATCGACTTGGAAAGATTGAGGGCATTGGCGTGATCCGCTTGTCGGCTCGTGACATCGTTCGGCACCGATTGGTGCAAGCGATCGTGAACGCGTACGAAGCGTCGGAGAATCGTGACGCCGATCAATCGACCCATTCCTCTTCGAATTCGGACTGA
- a CDS encoding PEGA domain-containing protein, whose protein sequence is MFHTRYLSWFHAIAVAAGLLLISSGCVRRRMTVRTNPPGATVSVDNQLIGTSPAATSFVYYGTREIRLEKDGYRTETIRRKVKPPWYQLPVLDFVSETLWPGEIRDERIIDVEMVPKVVEPTENVLGRAELLRSQAVGQ, encoded by the coding sequence GTGTTTCACACCCGATACCTTTCCTGGTTTCACGCCATCGCTGTCGCCGCGGGGCTGCTTTTAATTAGCAGCGGATGCGTGCGTCGCCGGATGACGGTGCGGACCAACCCACCCGGGGCCACGGTATCGGTCGACAATCAATTGATTGGCACATCGCCCGCCGCGACCAGTTTCGTTTACTATGGCACCCGAGAAATCCGTCTTGAAAAAGATGGGTATCGAACCGAAACGATTCGCCGAAAAGTCAAACCACCTTGGTACCAACTCCCCGTGCTCGATTTCGTCAGCGAAACGTTATGGCCCGGCGAAATCCGCGACGAACGTATCATTGATGTTGAAATGGTCCCCAAAGTGGTCGAACCCACCGAAAACGTCCTCGGTCGCGCCGAATTGCTCCGCAGCCAAGCCGTCGGCCAATAG
- a CDS encoding phosphatidate cytidylyltransferase — protein sequence MICVVAGLLFLDACYSPSHLAGLTSHSQSTAGLYLLPLLLFFALGTAWELAGLLRGAGFPVHRLVALMGAGIIAASPGVVPIWNSIALALPGMVGFYPPGCPIGQMGWIALATTACVSMLFLLEMKNFSADSDSREVLSRLSAGTMVLVYVGIPMALLVAMRSLGNGNWGLAALLTMIATTKSTDAGAYFSGKAFGKRKLIPRLSPGKTWEGAIGGVIVATIVAAICLAFLFPAIVGSGTNAVSAEPDASPTVFGGTAVGEIDSLDSKELASRDLASQNLKAQSAPTELPPLALALVLGPSLAILGTLGDLAQSLVKRACQAKDSGNLLPGLGGVWDVSDSLIFASFPAFLCFVAVA from the coding sequence ATGATCTGCGTAGTAGCCGGGTTGTTGTTCTTGGATGCCTGTTACTCGCCATCGCACCTGGCGGGACTGACATCACATTCGCAAAGCACGGCGGGCTTGTACCTCTTGCCGCTCTTGTTGTTCTTTGCACTTGGAACCGCGTGGGAACTGGCTGGCCTGTTGCGGGGGGCTGGTTTTCCAGTGCACCGCTTGGTTGCGCTAATGGGGGCCGGAATCATCGCGGCTTCGCCGGGCGTGGTGCCAATTTGGAATTCAATTGCGTTGGCGTTGCCGGGCATGGTGGGCTTCTATCCGCCAGGCTGTCCGATTGGCCAGATGGGCTGGATCGCCTTGGCGACAACCGCCTGCGTCTCGATGCTGTTCTTGCTTGAGATGAAAAACTTCTCTGCGGACTCGGATTCTCGCGAGGTGTTGTCTCGGCTTTCCGCCGGTACGATGGTTTTGGTTTACGTCGGGATCCCGATGGCGTTGCTGGTTGCGATGCGATCGCTGGGCAACGGGAACTGGGGTTTGGCAGCCTTGTTGACGATGATCGCAACGACCAAAAGCACTGACGCGGGTGCCTATTTTTCAGGGAAAGCGTTCGGAAAGCGAAAGCTGATTCCACGGCTCAGTCCCGGAAAAACGTGGGAAGGGGCGATCGGCGGCGTGATTGTGGCGACCATCGTGGCGGCGATTTGCTTGGCATTTCTGTTTCCGGCGATCGTCGGTTCGGGCACGAATGCGGTTTCCGCCGAACCTGATGCCAGCCCAACTGTCTTTGGTGGGACTGCCGTAGGAGAAATTGATTCGCTGGATTCCAAGGAATTGGCATCTCGGGATTTGGCTTCCCAGAATCTGAAGGCTCAATCGGCACCGACCGAGTTGCCTCCCTTGGCACTTGCATTGGTGTTGGGGCCGTCATTGGCGATTCTAGGGACGTTGGGCGATTTAGCTCAATCGTTGGTCAAGCGAGCGTGTCAGGCGAAAGATTCAGGAAATTTACTGCCTGGATTGGGGGGGGTGTGGGATGTATCGGATTCTCTGATCTTCGCATCTTTTCCAGCTTTTCTGTGTTTCGTGGCCGTGGCATGA
- the ybeY gene encoding rRNA maturation RNase YbeY, producing MSHSLPEHAPEHESDDLADHEPEHDSERANEHVAVEVLVDDDQEVPLEQAGVSVKAIRQAVIAAASVGECSECQIGVRVAGDESIHEVNRQFLQHDYPTDVISFPYELSPPRVEGELIVSLDTALEQARAVQTPGWTVANELVLYVVHGTLHLVGFDDTAPDVRAAMREAERAAMRLIGIEIDG from the coding sequence ATGTCGCATAGTTTGCCTGAACATGCACCCGAGCATGAATCCGATGATCTCGCTGATCATGAACCCGAGCATGACTCTGAGCGTGCTAATGAACATGTCGCTGTCGAAGTGTTGGTCGACGACGACCAAGAGGTCCCGTTGGAACAAGCCGGAGTCTCGGTGAAGGCAATCCGACAAGCCGTTATCGCAGCGGCTTCGGTCGGTGAATGTTCGGAGTGCCAAATCGGTGTGCGGGTGGCCGGTGATGAGTCGATTCACGAAGTCAACCGTCAGTTCTTGCAGCATGATTATCCGACGGATGTGATTAGCTTTCCCTATGAGTTGTCTCCGCCCCGGGTCGAAGGCGAATTGATTGTCAGTTTGGACACGGCATTGGAACAGGCCCGTGCGGTCCAAACGCCGGGATGGACCGTCGCGAACGAGTTGGTTTTGTATGTCGTCCACGGCACGTTGCATTTGGTTGGGTTTGACGACACCGCGCCGGACGTTCGTGCAGCGATGCGGGAAGCGGAACGAGCGGCAATGCGATTAATCGGGATCGAAATCGATGGGTAG
- a CDS encoding hemolysin family protein translates to MGSVPVWLGEFSLGTNLAWALVGFVLGSVGGLGVELLDGFAGRSLEVYCRVRKNRDRFGAVLDHQDDAVRGSEYLRMIGTVMFLIFGTLVVAARLGSSWETLALWAVAACVLMMLTHLWIPTAVTRFTSSPLLYHTWPFWFLLSIAMRPLHAPGELLEVMTRRLAGKVEHEDEDEEQLEDEIRTIVTAGTREGYFGPGVREMIQGVMELHEDTVGHIMTPRGDVEAIDATAQWLDVVNRIIASGRTRYPVYEDSLDNVVGILFVKDLLPFLVSQKLPDQPIVELCRRPWSVPKDRSVESILREFLHNRSHMAIVVDEFQQTAGVVTIEDALEEIVGEIVDESDEEEEYEIRVIDDDTIEVDGRVMIDDLNELIHWDLPESEDYETVAGWVLYHTGAIPDSGQQLSLHDFEIEVLRATNRKIESMQLRRGLAMNQSSNGDS, encoded by the coding sequence ATGGGTAGTGTGCCAGTTTGGTTGGGTGAATTTTCATTAGGGACCAATTTGGCCTGGGCACTCGTGGGTTTTGTCCTAGGCAGTGTCGGCGGCCTGGGCGTTGAGCTGCTGGACGGCTTCGCGGGACGCTCGCTGGAAGTTTATTGTCGTGTACGCAAGAACCGCGATCGGTTTGGCGCGGTCCTGGATCATCAAGATGACGCGGTCCGAGGCAGCGAATACTTGCGGATGATTGGGACGGTGATGTTCCTGATTTTTGGGACGCTGGTTGTTGCGGCTCGCTTGGGATCAAGCTGGGAAACACTGGCCTTGTGGGCTGTCGCGGCTTGCGTGTTGATGATGCTGACGCATCTGTGGATCCCCACCGCGGTCACGCGTTTTACGTCGTCGCCGCTGCTTTACCACACCTGGCCATTTTGGTTCTTACTGTCCATCGCGATGCGTCCATTGCACGCGCCCGGCGAGCTTCTTGAAGTCATGACGCGTCGCTTGGCAGGCAAGGTTGAACACGAGGACGAAGACGAGGAACAGCTCGAAGACGAGATCCGCACGATCGTCACCGCGGGAACTCGTGAAGGGTATTTTGGTCCCGGTGTTCGCGAGATGATTCAGGGGGTGATGGAACTGCACGAGGACACCGTCGGTCATATCATGACGCCGCGTGGTGACGTCGAAGCGATTGACGCAACAGCCCAGTGGTTGGACGTGGTGAACCGAATCATTGCCAGCGGACGAACTCGTTATCCAGTCTATGAAGATAGCCTCGACAACGTCGTTGGGATTCTGTTTGTCAAGGATCTGTTGCCGTTTTTGGTTTCGCAGAAACTACCGGACCAACCCATCGTTGAGCTTTGTCGGCGGCCCTGGTCCGTGCCGAAGGATCGCAGTGTGGAGTCGATCTTGCGAGAGTTCTTGCACAATCGTTCTCACATGGCGATTGTGGTCGATGAGTTCCAGCAAACCGCCGGGGTCGTGACTATCGAAGACGCTCTAGAAGAGATTGTTGGCGAGATTGTCGACGAATCGGATGAAGAGGAAGAGTACGAAATTCGGGTCATTGACGACGACACGATCGAGGTGGACGGTCGAGTGATGATCGACGACTTGAACGAACTGATCCACTGGGATCTGCCGGAGAGCGAAGATTACGAAACGGTCGCGGGCTGGGTGCTCTATCACACCGGCGCGATTCCAGACTCGGGGCAGCAGTTATCGCTGCACGATTTTGAAATCGAAGTCCTGAGAGCCACCAATCGTAAGATTGAATCGATGCAATTGCGGCGTGGCTTAGCGATGAACCAGTCGAGCAACGGCGACTCTTAA
- a CDS encoding M48 family metalloprotease: MTLYFFLLVIVSLMCGSAPAAGEISPRSVLATITMLIGWVVLIHIAGRWMAHQVKRGELHFVEAADYLRTQMEIFRWFALPITIMCHYGFSLAAYIRIQPVLESSMFLQACVLLWPGLTLLASTWSAEYYFAASVGTQPRTFRSYSAAMGRMMRAGPAWLVVPTLLFMGLGDIFEMVQTNWFGSASLLSGESSWMVWAVIGLGGCLVALLLPYLVRWMAKTQPLHPEIEKEIQTWLQRCGMSTHRFWGMHVARWDTGGRMLNAMVAGLIRPGRLLLISDRLIDELPRGQRLMVLMHELAHVKRWHVPLRMAAMMPAWFVSSCASKWLIEYGMMSEPVGAVVGGLLGLVTTVMVLGGISHFCELDADATACRLAVRACQRQDRHSPEDADEAPEVEMTLAMAAELMADALVRVTADHPASRKMSWLHPSLATRVGRLRRIANREQSGGSDLVHGDWEHGDWEHGDWEHSDRVHGDRGHGDRTHPLPDPGSEGHTLAI; the protein is encoded by the coding sequence TTGACGCTTTACTTCTTCTTGCTGGTCATCGTTTCGTTGATGTGCGGTTCCGCGCCCGCGGCTGGCGAGATTTCGCCTCGATCCGTGCTGGCGACCATCACGATGCTAATCGGTTGGGTGGTGTTGATTCACATTGCCGGTCGCTGGATGGCTCATCAGGTGAAGCGAGGCGAGTTGCATTTTGTCGAAGCGGCCGATTACTTGCGGACCCAGATGGAGATTTTCCGCTGGTTTGCACTGCCGATCACGATCATGTGCCATTACGGGTTCTCGTTGGCGGCTTACATTCGGATCCAGCCTGTGTTGGAATCCAGCATGTTTTTGCAGGCCTGTGTCCTGCTTTGGCCGGGACTGACGTTGCTGGCCTCGACTTGGTCGGCGGAATATTACTTCGCCGCTTCCGTGGGGACTCAGCCGCGAACTTTCCGAAGCTACTCTGCCGCGATGGGACGAATGATGCGGGCCGGGCCAGCCTGGCTGGTCGTGCCGACGCTGTTGTTCATGGGGCTTGGCGATATTTTCGAAATGGTGCAGACCAATTGGTTCGGCTCCGCTTCGCTCTTGAGTGGTGAATCGTCCTGGATGGTTTGGGCGGTGATTGGACTGGGCGGATGCTTGGTTGCGTTGCTGTTGCCGTACTTGGTTCGCTGGATGGCGAAGACCCAACCACTGCATCCTGAGATTGAAAAAGAGATCCAAACTTGGCTGCAACGCTGCGGGATGTCCACGCATCGCTTTTGGGGAATGCATGTCGCTCGCTGGGATACCGGTGGCCGGATGCTCAACGCGATGGTGGCGGGACTGATTCGCCCGGGCCGTTTGTTGCTGATTTCAGACCGCTTGATTGACGAGCTGCCACGCGGGCAACGCTTGATGGTGCTGATGCACGAACTGGCACACGTCAAACGGTGGCACGTGCCGCTTCGGATGGCGGCGATGATGCCAGCTTGGTTTGTTTCCAGTTGTGCGAGCAAATGGCTGATTGAATACGGCATGATGAGTGAACCCGTTGGCGCCGTTGTTGGCGGCCTGCTGGGTCTGGTCACCACGGTGATGGTGCTGGGGGGAATCAGCCATTTTTGTGAGTTGGACGCAGATGCCACCGCTTGTCGGCTGGCCGTTCGGGCGTGTCAGCGGCAAGATCGCCACTCGCCGGAAGACGCGGACGAGGCTCCGGAGGTGGAGATGACGTTGGCGATGGCGGCGGAATTGATGGCCGATGCATTGGTGCGTGTGACCGCGGACCATCCCGCTTCACGAAAAATGAGTTGGCTGCACCCAAGCCTGGCGACCCGAGTGGGGCGATTGCGACGGATTGCCAATCGCGAACAGTCGGGCGGTTCGGATCTGGTGCACGGCGACTGGGAACACGGCGACTGGGAACACGGCGACTGGGAACACAGCGACCGGGTGCACGGCGACCGGGGACACGGCGACCGGACCCACCCGCTTCCCGATCCGGGTTCCGAAGGGCATACTTTGGCGATCTGA
- a CDS encoding HD family phosphohydrolase encodes MSNAKTQRAGKERIESLGIPKPKWATWWDRSNKGDLAIRFGMAILAAIALLALCKTWQPAFSYRHGAIPARDLMTRVTFQVPDKVATDDLRERKRREVLTLYRNTPKRLEQLRAALRNRLFLVLGASSFEQLGTEERLALTEFDEGSETAPEEESPAERFTLLKRVFNEDKELTELEEVVELAMVPLYKNGLLQAPQHSAEQGSQRMIRVFQADQSDEAVPVELSKVRIAEAGGVLEKLLKDQFRTRFEGEEGQVAARMISKWLRDRLPEYETLKYDDELSQVAREQAADAVETVMMTFYSGQSKLADSGKPLSGRELSLLRSEWEVLVEKMEVSDRLARVAAFGGMIIALYLLCGSYIWFVDDRSLLLDVSRLARLLGLAVVTVTLSYYASRDDWRAELVPIVLASITTAVVYGRELALLLMAAVSLSVTLLLGLDLANLVVMAAACTSCTLLPGRIRSRTHLITVGAISAVITMLTVVGVGIVTGQTLSSGAPGSGLEPMVLELPMHRVLMGLLTEAGWAGLCIWVSSLALTGLLPLIEKGFGVQTDLSLLELGDASHPLLRRLAQRAPGTYNHSINVASIAEAAADSIGANGLLVRVGAYFHDIGKMFKPEYFIENQSAGINQHDSLQPAMSTLVIIAHVKDGADLARNHHLPRPIIDFILQHHGTTLVEYFYREAAKRSEEDPNREAVSDKDFRYPGPKPQTLEAAVLMLADTVESASRTLVDPTPARISNLVDAIAQKKVGDGQFDECGLTFSQLHRVRQSLVKSLTAIYHARVKYPGQQSA; translated from the coding sequence ATGAGTAATGCAAAGACCCAACGCGCTGGTAAGGAACGCATCGAGTCGCTCGGTATCCCGAAACCGAAGTGGGCGACTTGGTGGGACCGTAGCAACAAGGGCGATCTGGCGATCCGTTTTGGAATGGCCATCCTTGCGGCGATCGCTTTGTTGGCACTTTGTAAAACGTGGCAGCCTGCGTTTTCCTATCGCCACGGCGCGATCCCGGCTCGAGACCTGATGACTCGGGTGACCTTTCAGGTGCCCGACAAAGTCGCGACGGACGATTTGCGAGAACGCAAACGTCGCGAAGTTTTGACGCTCTATCGCAACACGCCCAAACGGCTCGAACAACTCCGTGCCGCACTTCGCAATCGGTTATTCCTTGTGCTGGGGGCATCGTCTTTCGAGCAGCTTGGAACTGAAGAACGCTTGGCGCTGACCGAGTTTGACGAAGGCAGTGAAACGGCACCGGAAGAAGAATCACCCGCTGAACGGTTCACACTTCTAAAACGCGTCTTCAACGAAGACAAAGAGCTCACCGAGCTGGAAGAGGTTGTCGAGTTGGCGATGGTGCCGCTCTACAAGAACGGACTTCTGCAGGCCCCACAGCACTCTGCTGAACAGGGCTCGCAGCGGATGATTCGAGTCTTTCAAGCTGATCAATCGGACGAGGCGGTGCCGGTTGAACTTTCCAAGGTGCGGATCGCGGAAGCTGGCGGTGTGCTGGAAAAACTACTGAAGGACCAGTTTCGGACTCGCTTCGAAGGCGAGGAAGGCCAAGTTGCCGCTCGGATGATTTCGAAATGGTTGCGAGACCGTTTGCCTGAATACGAAACCCTGAAGTACGACGACGAGTTGTCACAGGTTGCTCGCGAGCAGGCGGCCGACGCGGTCGAGACCGTGATGATGACTTTCTATTCGGGCCAATCGAAACTGGCTGATTCAGGGAAACCGCTCAGCGGCCGAGAACTTTCCTTGCTGCGAAGCGAATGGGAAGTGCTGGTCGAGAAAATGGAAGTGTCCGATCGTCTGGCCCGCGTGGCAGCATTCGGTGGCATGATCATCGCCCTGTATTTGTTATGCGGATCCTATATCTGGTTCGTTGATGACCGATCGCTGTTGTTGGATGTTTCCCGTTTAGCTCGTTTGTTGGGTTTGGCGGTCGTCACGGTCACACTCAGCTACTACGCCTCTCGCGATGATTGGCGAGCGGAACTGGTGCCGATTGTCTTGGCTTCGATTACCACGGCGGTGGTCTACGGTCGTGAACTGGCGTTGTTGTTAATGGCCGCGGTGAGCCTGTCGGTAACGCTTTTGTTGGGATTGGATTTAGCAAACTTGGTCGTGATGGCGGCCGCTTGTACCTCGTGCACGTTGTTGCCCGGGCGGATTCGTAGCCGCACACACTTGATTACCGTCGGTGCGATCAGTGCCGTGATCACGATGTTGACGGTGGTCGGCGTTGGGATTGTCACGGGCCAAACTTTGTCATCGGGGGCACCCGGTTCTGGATTGGAACCGATGGTGTTGGAATTGCCGATGCACCGCGTCCTGATGGGATTGTTGACGGAAGCCGGTTGGGCTGGTTTGTGCATTTGGGTTTCGTCCCTGGCGTTGACCGGTCTATTGCCGTTGATCGAAAAAGGCTTCGGCGTGCAAACCGATTTGTCGTTGCTCGAACTGGGGGATGCCAGCCACCCGTTGCTGCGTCGTTTGGCTCAGCGTGCACCGGGCACCTACAACCACTCGATCAACGTTGCATCGATCGCCGAGGCGGCTGCGGATTCGATTGGGGCGAACGGTTTGCTGGTTCGCGTCGGTGCGTATTTCCACGACATCGGCAAGATGTTTAAGCCTGAGTATTTCATCGAGAACCAATCCGCAGGTATTAACCAGCACGACTCGTTGCAGCCCGCGATGAGCACGCTGGTAATCATTGCTCACGTGAAAGACGGAGCCGATCTGGCACGCAATCACCACTTGCCTCGCCCAATCATCGACTTCATTTTGCAGCACCATGGAACCACGTTGGTGGAGTACTTCTATCGGGAAGCGGCAAAACGCAGTGAGGAAGATCCCAACCGGGAAGCCGTCAGCGACAAGGACTTCCGGTATCCGGGGCCAAAACCACAAACGCTGGAGGCCGCCGTCTTGATGTTGGCCGATACGGTTGAAAGTGCTTCGCGAACTTTGGTGGATCCCACCCCCGCAAGAATTTCAAACTTGGTCGACGCGATCGCTCAAAAGAAGGTCGGTGACGGTCAGTTTGATGAGTGTGGTCTGACGTTTTCTCAGTTGCACCGCGTGCGTCAAAGTTTGGTCAAATCACTGACCGCGATTTACCATGCCCGAGTCAAATATCCGGGACAGCAATCCGCGTGA